Below is a window of Microbacterium saperdae DNA.
GGGCCGCGCTGCGGGGGAGTACCTCGCCGGGCACACCTCTTTCGTGCGCCGCGAGCCCATCGGTGTGATCGGTCAGGTCACCCCCTGGAACTATCCGCTCAACATGGCGGTGTGGAAGATCGCGCCGGCGCTCGCCGCAGGTAACACCGTCGTGCTGAAGCCGGCGGAATCCACGCCGCTCACGACGCTGCTGCTGGCCGAGATCGTCGCGGCGCACACGCCGGCGGGCACACTGAACGTCGTGCTCGGCGACCGCGACACCGGCGTCGCGCTGGTGGAGCACCCGACGCCGCAGATGGTCGCGATCACCGGATCCGTGCGCGCCGGCATGGCCGTGGCCCGGTCGGCCGCGAACGACGTCAAGCGCGTGCACCTCGAGCTGGGCGGCAAGGCGCCGGCGATCGTGTTCGCGGACGCGTCGATCGAGAAGGCCGTCGAGGGCATCATCACCGGCGCCTTCTTCAACGCCGGCCAGGACTGCACCGCGGCGACACGGGTGCTCGTGCACTCCTCGCTGCATGACGAGCTGGTCGACGCCCTCGTCGCTCGGGCCCGCACGCACGCGCGCACCGGCGGACCGCATGAGGAGGGAGTGCTCTACGGTCCCCTCAGCAGCGCCGCACAGCTGGCCCAGGTGTCGGGTTTCATCGAGCGGCTCCCCGCCCACGCGAAGATCGAGACCGGCGGCGTGCGACAGGGCGACCGCGGCTACTTCTGGGAGGCCACGATCGTCTCGGGACTGCACCAGGACGACGAGGCCGTGCAGGGCGAGATCTTCGGACCGGTGCTCACGGTGCAGTCGTTCTCCGAAGACGCCGAGGCTCTGGCGATGGCGAACGACGTGCCGTACGCACTGGCCTCCTCGGTGTGGACCACGGATCACGCCCGCGCCATGCGGTTCTCCCGCGACCTCGACTTCGGATGCGTGTGGATCAACACCCACATCCCGTTCGTGTCGGACATGCCCCACGGCGGTTTCAAGCACTCCGGCTACGGCAAGGACCTCTCGCAGTACGGCTTCGACGACTACACGCGCATCAAGCACGTGATGTCGGCGCTGGACTGAGGTTCTCGCGGCCTGCGTCGCGACCACCCGAGCATCCCGCGCACCATCCCCTCCCGTCATGTTTCCGGTCGGCGGCCCGGCGGCGTGACGCGATGTGGG
It encodes the following:
- a CDS encoding gamma-aminobutyraldehyde dehydrogenase, producing MPSETLQNFIGGRYVPVRGAGSLPLIDPATEEEYGALPVSDGSDVDDAYAAASAAFPLWRDTTPADRQLALFRIADAMLARAEEFADLESRDTGKPRATLVADEIMQSVDQLRFFAGAARSLEGRAAGEYLAGHTSFVRREPIGVIGQVTPWNYPLNMAVWKIAPALAAGNTVVLKPAESTPLTTLLLAEIVAAHTPAGTLNVVLGDRDTGVALVEHPTPQMVAITGSVRAGMAVARSAANDVKRVHLELGGKAPAIVFADASIEKAVEGIITGAFFNAGQDCTAATRVLVHSSLHDELVDALVARARTHARTGGPHEEGVLYGPLSSAAQLAQVSGFIERLPAHAKIETGGVRQGDRGYFWEATIVSGLHQDDEAVQGEIFGPVLTVQSFSEDAEALAMANDVPYALASSVWTTDHARAMRFSRDLDFGCVWINTHIPFVSDMPHGGFKHSGYGKDLSQYGFDDYTRIKHVMSALD